From Pseudodesulfovibrio nedwellii:
AACACGTCGTAGGAGGACACAAGTCCTTTTACGACACCTTTTTGCAGAGCTTCAGGAGTTTGGGACATGGGCATGCCCACACCCTGAGCTCCCAGGCCGCTCAGGATTTTCAGAATGGAACCGGAAGCACGGAGTTCAAGCCCTTTGAGGTCTGACAACTGCTTGACGGCGACTTTGCTCATGACGTGAGACGGGGCCGAGGTAAACATGGTCAGGACTTTGACGTCCTTGAATTCCTTCGGCTGATATTTTTGGAACATGTCCCACATGACAAGGCTGGCCACCTCGGTGGAGGTGAAGGCCACAGGCAGGTTGACCACGGAGATGAGCGGAAACACTCCGGGATAGTATGCTGTAGAAATACAGCCTATGTCGGCCTGACCGGTCTGTACGCCTCTGAGCATGTTTTTTGCGCCCAGCAAAGTGGAACCGGGGAAAGTCTGGACAGCGATGTTGCCGTTGGTCCGTTTCTCGACTTCAGCCTTCCAATGTTCCATTTGGACACACGGGAAGGTCGGGGCGGGCGGGAAGTTCGCATAAGTCAGGGTGGTCCCGGCCATGGCCGAAGCACCCATCAGACAGGCCAGTGTAATACTGGCCGCCATCAGGCTCATGATTTTTCGCATCTCTCTCTCCTTGAAAATGCTTATGGTTCGAACGGCCCTCTCAAAGCCGTTGTCTACTGAAGGTTGAGGTCGTAGGCTACAACCACTGATTTGCGGTTGCCGTAGCCTATACCTGCAAAGGTGTTGATGAGAACACACAACTGTTTGTTACCGTCGTTGTTCAGATCAGCCAGGGCGATGTCGGAAACCTGTCCTTTGATGCGACGGGTTTTCCAAGCGAGGTTCATACCAACTCCATCCCAGGCCAGCGAGTGAATTTCGCCTTGAGTGTAGTAGTGGTAACTGGAAAAGACTTGAGCCGAAGCCGACAGATCCTTGTTGACCAGCAGTTCGTATTTTTTGGAAGTGAGCGGCGCTGTGATCATCCTGAAGGGGATGTTGTACGCCATGATTTGCTCTTCAGTGACGCCGGGGCCCATGCCGAGCATTTTGTCGGCTGTGGGAACAACCACGCCTGAACTGTTGAATGTTGCGTCAGATTCGTTGAGTCGTTCCATCGTTTGACTGAAGGTCACGAGCTTATTTTTGTTGCTGAGGATGACGTAGTTGTAGCCGAGTTCCTGAGGCAGATAGGTCATGTTGTAGACAGTGCCAAAGGGCGGAGCTTGAATTCTTTGCCCCAGTGAAATGGAATCGCCTTTGATAAAGGCTTCACGAATGTGTTTGTCGAACAGATAGCGCTGTCCCTTTTTCTGCGCGACCAGAATAGGCATGTAGGTCGGCGGGATTCTCAGGATGCCCAGGAATTTGCTGTATTTTTTAACGATGTATTTGAATTTGCCGCCCTCAAAGGAAAGAACGCTTGAGCGAGGCTGCCCGTTCGGGGCTTTAATACCATATTGGGATTCAAACTGGTAGCCGCCAATGATGAATTCGGGCATGCCGTCTTTGTTCAAGTCGGCTATTTCCATACGAATACTCATGACGTTGGACGGCAATTCAAAGGTGGATAAATGTTGTAATTTGCCTTCCTTGAAACGGTAGGCAGAGATGGCAGATTTTTGGAGAATGAAAACTTCATTCTGTCCGTCGGCATCACCGT
This genomic window contains:
- a CDS encoding FG-GAP repeat domain-containing protein gives rise to the protein MTHRRFITACIALMATLLMALPALASGAKSFAVVPFTYNGPQKYSYFPKALQASLESDLEWLGQVEPTTKDTSSLTTPSNKANALNALRGLEIDHLVFGDISILGKKAHIKMEVVSEDGKAWMKKGEMGLDEITSWLDDQSKVIQGDVFNRPGYGTAEKAAKKEIDADKPASPMSSAFIPADGTYKQDNLNPQFRYEGGAETAGRWRSQTMRYSSYGMYVADGDADGQNEVFILQKSAISAYRFKEGKLQHLSTFELPSNVMSIRMEIADLNKDGMPEFIIGGYQFESQYGIKAPNGQPRSSVLSFEGGKFKYIVKKYSKFLGILRIPPTYMPILVAQKKGQRYLFDKHIREAFIKGDSISLGQRIQAPPFGTVYNMTYLPQELGYNYVILSNKNKLVTFSQTMERLNESDATFNSSGVVVPTADKMLGMGPGVTEEQIMAYNIPFRMITAPLTSKKYELLVNKDLSASAQVFSSYHYYTQGEIHSLAWDGVGMNLAWKTRRIKGQVSDIALADLNNDGNKQLCVLINTFAGIGYGNRKSVVVAYDLNLQ
- a CDS encoding TRAP transporter substrate-binding protein, with protein sequence MRKIMSLMAASITLACLMGASAMAGTTLTYANFPPAPTFPCVQMEHWKAEVEKRTNGNIAVQTFPGSTLLGAKNMLRGVQTGQADIGCISTAYYPGVFPLISVVNLPVAFTSTEVASLVMWDMFQKYQPKEFKDVKVLTMFTSAPSHVMSKVAVKQLSDLKGLELRASGSILKILSGLGAQGVGMPMSQTPEALQKGVVKGLVSSYDVLKDLNFAEQCRYETVTNLPVYPFAIIMNKARWDALPAETKKVLDDLGREQAVWTGKYLDDYTSQALAWAKEKYQVEVFELTDTEYVEIKKQGEPLITAWKADAVEAGLDAEAILAEMLALKAKYEAQ